The sequence CCCCTTGGCGTTGAAGGTGATCGGACCGGTGAGCCCCTCGGCGTTCTTCAGCTCCTTGTGCAGGTAGCCGGCCAGCTTGTCGGGGTCGGTCGATTTGGCCCCCTCCATCCCGGCCGTCACCGCCAGAAAGCCGTCACCGGCCAGGACCGCCCAGATGGAGCCCGGTACGCTGCCGTGCTTCTTCCGGTAGCCGTCGAGAAAACGGCGGGCCTTCTCGAAGGGGAGATCCTGAGGGACCGGCGGGCTGAGGAAGAAATAGCCCTCGGCGGCCTCTTTGCCGGCGATCTTCACCAGGTCGGGGTTGTTGGTGGCGTCGCCGCCGAGGAAGGGGACCGGCCAGTTCATCTCCTTCTTCTGCCGCAGCAGCAGTCCGGCTTCCGGGTAATAGCCGGTGAAGAAGACGGCCTCGGGACCGGCGGCCTTGAGTTTGGTGAGGATGGCGGTGTAGTCGCGCTCGCCGGGAGTCAGGGCGTCGAAAAAGGCGACCTGGACCCCCTCCTTCGGCAGCAGGGCGCGGGCCTCTTCAGCCAAGCCACGGGCATAACTGGTGTTGTCGTGCAGGATGGCGATCTTCTTGAACCCCATCTTCTTCAGGGTGCCGACCGCCACCCGCCCCTGCTCGTCGTCCCGGGGGCAGGTGCGGAAGAAATACCCCAGTTTCTTCTCGGTCAGACGCACGGCGGTGGAGCCGTTGGCGACCTGGATAATCTGCGCTTCGTCAAGGATCGTCTGGCTCGCTTCGGTGACCGAGGAGCCGTAGGTGCCGATCACCGCCGCCACCTCCCGGGTCGCCAGGCGCTGGGCCGCCAGTGAGGC is a genomic window of Desulfuromonadales bacterium containing:
- a CDS encoding branched-chain amino acid ABC transporter substrate-binding protein, translated to MQKVLMLATLLCLLAGAAAAETVKIGLMAPMTGSWASEGQEMKRIVELLAQDLNDKGGVLGRKVEVLVEDDGGDPRTASLAAQRLATREVAAVIGTYGSSVTEASQTILDEAQIIQVANGSTAVRLTEKKLGYFFRTCPRDDEQGRVAVGTLKKMGFKKIAILHDNTSYARGLAEEARALLPKEGVQVAFFDALTPGERDYTAILTKLKAAGPEAVFFTGYYPEAGLLLRQKKEMNWPVPFLGGDATNNPDLVKIAGKEAAEGYFFLSPPVPQDLPFEKARRFLDGYRKKHGSVPGSIWAVLAGDGFLAVTAGMEGAKSTDPDKLAGYLHKELKNAEGLTGPITFNAKG